CTAATCATAGATGAAACAAGGTGAAATGTGAGCACAAACTGCATGCAGCCTTTCAATATAGAACGTCTCAAACAAAGAAACATGTTGTAAGTAGTGTACTGTTCTGCTGTGTTTGTTTACCAGCTTCGTCGGTCACATCTCCCATGGAGCGTAGGCATGAAAAGAAAGCACTGGCGTTGAAACTGTCGCTGTACGCAAGCAGTTCCTCGGCAAACATCTTCTTTGCAGAATCCTGGTGGTTCAGTACATCAGGAATGCAAACTTCAGTTCCACTGAAAACAACGAACATGTGTATTTGTCTCTTACATGAGGGAGCAACTCTGGGCCATCGAAATTGTCGTCGATGTACTTGAGCAGATTCAGGCTCTCTCCTTTCACTTGCTTGTTGAGCTCCAGGGCAGGTACCTGTATGTCCAACATAAAGAGATGTGTGCATGAAGAGGAATGATAAATACGATGTCACAAATCTGCAAGAATCATATATACTACCTTGTTCTCTGGGTAGACCTTGTCCTTGTACCAGGCTGGCCTGTCCACGAGATCTAGCGCGACTATCTTGATCTTGCCCTGC
This Triticum aestivum cultivar Chinese Spring unplaced genomic scaffold, IWGSC CS RefSeq v2.1 scaffold6756, whole genome shotgun sequence DNA region includes the following protein-coding sequences:
- the LOC123177008 gene encoding protein IN2-1 homolog B-like, which gives rise to MIHVQGLQGKIKIVALDLVDRPAWYKDKVYPENKVPALELNKQVKGESLNLLKYIDDNFDGPELLPHDSAKKMFAEELLAYSDSFNASAFFSCLRSMGDVTDEAVAAVDKIEAALGKFSDGPFFLGQFSLVDIAYVPFIERLQISYSGIKNYDIVGGRPNLGRFIEEVNKINAYTQTKLDTQVTLDIIKEKFGVP